In Ovis aries strain OAR_USU_Benz2616 breed Rambouillet chromosome 17, ARS-UI_Ramb_v3.0, whole genome shotgun sequence, the following proteins share a genomic window:
- the SLC35E4 gene encoding solute carrier family 35 member E4 → MCRCPPEHHDVRMTSAEAVAGAGGARWAGSAEWPPDTPQALRRPGRARVAVAALVWLLAGASMSSLNKWIFTVHGFGRPLLLSALHMLAAAGACHRGARRPLPGQTRRQVLLLSLTFGASMACGNVGLNAVPLDLAQLATTTTPLITLALSALLLGRRHHPLQFAAMGPLCLGAACSLSGELRTPPAGCGFLLAATCLRGLKSIQQSALLQEERLDAVTLLYATSLPSFCLLAGAALVLEASVAPPPAPTDSRLWACVLLSCLLSVLYNLASFSLLALTSALTVHVLGNLTVVGNLVLSRLLFGSRLSTLSYVGVALTLSGMFLYHNCEFVASWATRRGFRRRDQPGKGL, encoded by the exons ATGTGCCGTTGCCCGCCGGAGCACCATGACGTCAGGATGACCTCTGCCGAGGCAGTGGCGGGGGCTGGCGGCGCTCGGTGGGCCGGGTCCGCCGAGTGGCCCCCTGACACCCCGCAGGCTCTTCGGCGGCCTGGCCGGGCCCGGGTGGCCGTGGCCGCGCTGGTGTGGTTGCTGGCGGGAGCCAGCATGTCGAGCCTCAACAAGTGGATTTTCACGGTGCACGGCTTCGGGCGGCCCCTGCTGCTGTCGGCGCTGCACATGCTGGCCGCCGCGGGGGCCTGCCACCGGGGGGCGCGGCGCCCCTTGCCCGGGCAGACCCGCCGCCAGGTGCTGCTGCTCAGCCTCACCTTCGGAGCCTCGATGGCTTGCGGCAACGTGGGCCTGAACGCCGTGCCCCTGGACTTGGCACAGCTGGCCACCACCACCACGCCGCTCATCACGTTGGCCCTGTCCGCGCTGCTGCTCGGCCGGCGCCACCACCCGCTGCAGTTTGCGGCCATGGGTCCGCTCTGCCTGGGGGCTGCTTGCAGCCTGTCGGGAGAGCTCCGGACGCCCCCGGCTGGCTGCGGTTTCCTGCTGGCGGCCACCTGCCTCCGCGGCCTCAAGTCCATTCAGCAGA GTGCCCTGTTGCAGGAAGAGCGGCTGGACGCGGTGACCCTGCTGTACGCCACCTCGCTGCCCAGCTTCTGCCTGTTGGCCGGCGCCGCCCTGGTGCTGGAGGCCAGCGTGGCACCGCCGCCCGCCCCCACCGACTCCCGCCTCTGGGCCTGTGTCCTGCTCAGCTGCCTCCTGTCTGTGCTCTACAACCTGGCCAGCTTCTCCCTGCTGGCCCTCACCTCGGCCCTCACGGTCCACGTCCTGGGCAACCTCACTGTCGTGGGCAACCTCGTCTTGTCCCGGCTGCTGTTCGGCAGCCGCCTCAGCACCCTCAGCTACGTGGGCGTGGCGCTCACCCTTTCTGGAATGTTCCTTTACCACAACTGCGAGTTTGTGGCCTCCTGGGCTACCCGCCGGGGCTTCCGGCGGAGGGACCAGCCTGGCAAGGGTCTCTGA
- the DUSP18 gene encoding dual specificity protein phosphatase 18 isoform X2, with protein sequence MTASPCAFPVPFRQPSVSGLSQITSSLYISSGVAANNRLMLSSNRISTVINVSVEVVNTLYEDIHYVQVPVADTPTSRLCDFFDPIADHIHSVEMKQGRTLLHCAAGVSRSAALCLAYLMKYHAMSLLDAHTWTKSCRPIIRPNNGFWEQLIHYEFQLFGRNTVRMVSSPVGVIPDIYEKEALQLARPRFPWSSS encoded by the exons ATGACAGCATCCCCGTGTGCCTTCCCGGTTCCATTCCGGCAGCCCTCAGTCAGCGGCCTCTCACAGATCACCAGCAGCCTGTATATCAGCAGCGGGGTGGCCGCCAACAACAGGCTCATGCTGTCCAGCAACCGCATCAGCACGGTCATCAACGTCTCAGTGGAGGTGGTGAACACCTTGTACGAGGACATCCACTACGTGCAGGTGCCCGTGGCCGACACGCCCACCTCTCGGCTCTGTGACTTCTTCGACCCCATCGCAGACCACATCCACAGCGTGGAGATGAAGCAGGGCCGCACGCTGCTGCACTGCGCCGCCGGCGTGAGCCGCTCGGCCGCCCTCTGCCTCGCCTATCTCATGAAGTACCACGCCATGTCCCTGCTGGACGCCCACACGTGGACCAAGTCCTGCCGGCCCATCATCCGGCCCAACAACGGCTTTTGGGAGCAGCTCATCCACTATGAGTTCCAGCTATTTGGCAGGAACACCGTGCGCATGGTCAGCTCCCCCGTGGGCGTGATCCCTGACATCTATGAGAAGGAG GCTCTCCAGTTGGCAAGGCCGCGCTTCCCCTGGTCCTCCAGCTAG
- the DUSP18 gene encoding dual specificity protein phosphatase 18 isoform X1 — MTASPCAFPVPFRQPSVSGLSQITSSLYISSGVAANNRLMLSSNRISTVINVSVEVVNTLYEDIHYVQVPVADTPTSRLCDFFDPIADHIHSVEMKQGRTLLHCAAGVSRSAALCLAYLMKYHAMSLLDAHTWTKSCRPIIRPNNGFWEQLIHYEFQLFGRNTVRMVSSPVGVIPDIYEKEVPTYWMSRLQAVFQKLWEPQGNPAFTFSHHCPTLVFWIDWTYT; from the exons ATGACAGCATCCCCGTGTGCCTTCCCGGTTCCATTCCGGCAGCCCTCAGTCAGCGGCCTCTCACAGATCACCAGCAGCCTGTATATCAGCAGCGGGGTGGCCGCCAACAACAGGCTCATGCTGTCCAGCAACCGCATCAGCACGGTCATCAACGTCTCAGTGGAGGTGGTGAACACCTTGTACGAGGACATCCACTACGTGCAGGTGCCCGTGGCCGACACGCCCACCTCTCGGCTCTGTGACTTCTTCGACCCCATCGCAGACCACATCCACAGCGTGGAGATGAAGCAGGGCCGCACGCTGCTGCACTGCGCCGCCGGCGTGAGCCGCTCGGCCGCCCTCTGCCTCGCCTATCTCATGAAGTACCACGCCATGTCCCTGCTGGACGCCCACACGTGGACCAAGTCCTGCCGGCCCATCATCCGGCCCAACAACGGCTTTTGGGAGCAGCTCATCCACTATGAGTTCCAGCTATTTGGCAGGAACACCGTGCGCATGGTCAGCTCCCCCGTGGGCGTGATCCCTGACATCTATGAGAAGGAG GTGCCAACCTACTGGATGAGTCGCCTTCAAGCAGTGTTCCAGAAACTCTGGGAGCCCCAAGGCAACCCTGCTTTCACCTTTAGCCACCATTGCCCAACTCTGGTTTTCTGGATTGATTGGACTTACACATAA
- the DUSP18 gene encoding dual specificity protein phosphatase 18 isoform X3 — MTASPCAFPVPFRQPSVSGLSQITSSLYISSGVAANNRLMLSSNRISTVINVSVEVVNTLYEDIHYVQVPVADTPTSRLCDFFDPIADHIHSVEMKQGRTLLHCAAGVSRSAALCLAYLMKYHAMSLLDAHTWTKSCRPIIRPNNGFWEQLIHYEFQLFGRNTVRMVSSPVGVIPDIYEKEVRLMIPL, encoded by the coding sequence ATGACAGCATCCCCGTGTGCCTTCCCGGTTCCATTCCGGCAGCCCTCAGTCAGCGGCCTCTCACAGATCACCAGCAGCCTGTATATCAGCAGCGGGGTGGCCGCCAACAACAGGCTCATGCTGTCCAGCAACCGCATCAGCACGGTCATCAACGTCTCAGTGGAGGTGGTGAACACCTTGTACGAGGACATCCACTACGTGCAGGTGCCCGTGGCCGACACGCCCACCTCTCGGCTCTGTGACTTCTTCGACCCCATCGCAGACCACATCCACAGCGTGGAGATGAAGCAGGGCCGCACGCTGCTGCACTGCGCCGCCGGCGTGAGCCGCTCGGCCGCCCTCTGCCTCGCCTATCTCATGAAGTACCACGCCATGTCCCTGCTGGACGCCCACACGTGGACCAAGTCCTGCCGGCCCATCATCCGGCCCAACAACGGCTTTTGGGAGCAGCTCATCCACTATGAGTTCCAGCTATTTGGCAGGAACACCGTGCGCATGGTCAGCTCCCCCGTGGGCGTGATCCCTGACATCTATGAGAAGGAGGTGCGTCTGATGATTCCACTCTGA
- the C17H5orf52 gene encoding uncharacterized protein C5orf52 homolog, protein MDPEKAPVPEFLAKAEDENSAVGQQLRSVTWNLDSPTAGAVAPQATTSPGTYPASAFFRHSRLGNRRDTHVGSQPKICFLRPRTAQPLVFFSLMNSSEAAMKKFLPKSHLSRVIIRDNLSAQRIYEMEIRAADKTKKKMNHLYDHLKKKFMTDQLRKLGRWRRESTNIRQYLDTIRGNKILLKAQPNRKDQPP, encoded by the exons ATGGACCCCGAGAAGGCTCCCGTTCCCGAGTTTCTCGCCAAAGCGGAAGACGAAAACTCAGCGGTTGGCCAGCAGCTCCGGTCGGTCACATGGAACCTAGACTCGCCCACTGCCGGTGCGGTCGCCCCTCAGGCGACCACCAGTCCTGGCACCTACCCGGCGTCGGCCTTCTTCCGGCACAGTAGGCTCGGTAACCGCCGGGACACTCACGTAGGGAGCCAGCCGAAGATTTGCTTCCTGCGGCCGCGGACTGCGCAGCCGCTCGTTTTCTTCAG CTTAATGAATTCCAGTGAAGCAGCAATGAAAAAATTTTTACCCAAGAGCCACTTATCTCGGGTGATAATACGTGACAACCTCAGTGCACAGCGAATCTATGAGATGGAG ATAAGAGCTGCAGACAAGACCAAGAAAAAGATGAACCACTTGTATGACCacctgaaaaagaaattcatgacAGACCAGCTCAGAAAGTTGGGGCGCTGGCGACGGGAATCCACAAACATCCGGCAGTACCTGGATACCATCCGAGGGAACAAGATCCTATTAAAAGCTCAGCCTAACAGGAAAGATCAGCCACCCTAG